In Carassius auratus strain Wakin unplaced genomic scaffold, ASM336829v1 scaf_tig00216659, whole genome shotgun sequence, the DNA window ttttacattgttttggcAGCACACAACTCACCCAACAACCAACATGAATCCTACaagttatgaataaaataataaacagtatGAAACAGCTAAAcagaattatttgaaatatttctatAAGATTCAAAATTCTggacataataaatgtacattatgaGTTAAATTTGAGTCAGAACTTTTACATACGAAACTTGatcactaaagttttttttttcttttgctcgtAAATGTGCTAGTGTAACAAACAGcttcttacattaaaaataaaattaggttCTAACTAAGAAACTAGTTTCTCCATTTCTGTTTTTGTCTGGCAGCTATGACAGCTTCAAGACCTGTGACAGATGTGTAAGTGTGCACAGTGTGAACGTTTTTCAGTCGTTCCTAATAACTGTATAACCAAAACTGTTTCATGTCACCATGTTATTTTAATTGCAGAGCTGAAACCCATCCAGCTCAAACATCAGCCACAAAGACTGTTAATAGTGAAATACACAGCACGGATGAGAAAAACAAGTATTTAAAGCATTTCAATCTGCATTTGCTTGACACTGTATCTCTAAATTAAAACAAAGCTTTACAAGATTAATTTACTTTgcattaaaagtttttttgtgaTAAACAGAAATGTCTCTGTCACTTACAGGCATGATGTGATTCTGGTGATGTTTCTTCCAGTGATGCTTGTGCTCTTACTGTTTGTAACTCTTGTTGCCATAGTAACCTGGAGACTGAGAAAGAAACCAGGTGAGTTTTCTTATATACCTAGATGACTGAAAATGCATTATAGTGCTTCATGTATGGCtacttataaaaaatatacagatttgtgtttaattacagtatgtgagaagaaagagactataaagtGACTAGAGACATCAAACTAGCGGTTATGCACAGCAAGAAATCAGGTTTTCAGATAAAGTTAGCTTTGTGatacaaatacagtacatttggcTATTCATAAACCGCTGTCATGTTTAAAtgccatttttcctttttttttccttttcgctataaagaaccttttgtggaatttTGAGGGTTCTAAAgaatgtacttttaaaatattatgagATCTAATCTTCATTTCTCACTCGGACAGAGAGAAGTCAAATTGGAGAAGAACATTTTAACAGCACCAGAAATACAGTAAGTATTTTAGAATGAACATATTGACAATTCAGAAGTCTTTGGAAAAGAACACAGTCATCCAGAAACTCATTAGCTAATGGTACCATCCAAAtctatgtttgtgtttttgtccgGATGCCCTGTGAAAACCAGATGACATCCAACAGTCCGGCAAATGCTAATGTAAGTCATCAGTCCATGGTGTGACTATGTAGACATTTACTGTGGtgttgattgcaaatgaatgattGTCCGTTGTGTTTATTCACAGTCTTCTTCTCAGTGGATGTTAGTTCAGTGTTTACAGTTCTGGAATTACCTTTTGTAAAGCAGTTTCTCCTCTGAATGTTCTCCTTTGAGAGTTTTTGTAAAAGTGATGTGTGATCTCAGCAGTGTCGGCTGGGGTGTGGCtgtgaattaaaacaattttggCATTTCTGTGTTCCATGTAACACTAAAATGTCACACCAACGGTTGCTGTGATGCAGAAATTAGATTCTCAATGCTGATCTTGTTCATTCACAGCCTTCTTCATCAGTGAACTCAGAGGCTGAagtgatctacagctctgtgaAAATATACCCAAGGCTGTGAGTTCTTAACAAGAGGTGCTACTTCTGCTCCCTCTAAATGAAGTTATGAAAAAATGAAAGTCAATCATGGTTAATTAATAGTTAATCTACTTTACAGTTTCAGATTTAAACAGTGTGAAGTTTTGGTGCTTAACATATGTACCTATAGATGTAAGTGTGacagtgttcttttttaaaaatatactgtaagcTAGTTGCCAATActgtgaaaacaaaataattcaagCCTTACAGTATGTAGTTATGAAGTACATTTTTTAAGCACATCTGCATATTACAGGTATATTCCAAAAATTAATTCATGACCAATCAACACTTGTATTCCTTTTTTAAATCCAAATTAGGGCCACATAGCCTAACGTTTAGGCTTACATacagttaatttatatttttgttagttgtcattttaattattttatttttgtaattaaaatttaaaacaaatattcattGTAATTGTGCATTGTAAAAAGTCAATGCATGAAATTGTTTATATagtttgtattgttttcttaATGTTATCCACATTTTGTTTGtggcgccacctgctggtgaATTTTAACCCCCAATGCAAGAGCGACATCACTTTTGtgcatttcaatacatttttacaaaaaattaaaaaaatatatattttcaaaacacaCAATTAGTCCAGCTTTTATGATCTCTAAACATGTCCAAGAATTGTGGTATTGTCAATGTCACTTTTTAAAGGCGTCATATGATGCaatctatttttttcctttctctttggattgttacaagctcttggtgcatgaagaatatctgtaaagttgcaaagaataaagtctcaaatccaaagagatctTCTTCAAACACGCCTccacatctctatgtcactatgtggaaatatttatgtaatgctgcccaaatgttcacgcaaagaaagaaggcatggtttcagtaaccagaGTTAGTGTTGAAGTAGCCATGTCAGGAGATGCTGTGggtatctaggtgaaagcaaaatcactttatttggccttctgaaagtagatgcatttaggaatctttaagattacttacaaaagaAAAGCAACGCATTttgaccgtttcgtgaacctaggagaggaggtcatcaTATGACGCTTTGATGCGAGACCCCCCTGAGTgaatgcaggtaaaaaaaaaaataataataataataataatagatatcaCCCCACTTCTTTAGTCGATTGATTACATTAAGAATTACAGtcatttttggaaaaaatacTTTAGAGTCCTGTTATATTCGTTCTCATTTAACTctgaattcattcatttttaatgtccaTTTATAAGTGTATGGGATGTTTAACCGCAGCTCGCCCTGCAACATGTTTCTTTATCGCTTTAATGTGCCAAAAACTTTAAGCAGTCCAGCCTATATACTAAAGTACACTATAcagtcaaatataattaatatcaaccATAGACagaattcttacttttttttttttttgttttgcattcttGCGCCTTTGTTACGTCACAATTCTATTTAGAACGTGTTGACTATTTAAAGGCGTGAAAATCGCTTATTTTGTAGATTGAAGTTTAGGAGTAGGACTATCCCATTATTATCGAGTCTCAAACGCTTTTATAATGGGAAATTCAAGTTTACGACCACAAACAGCGATTGATAAGGAGTCTGGGCACGAGCCCTGTGTGTTACTCAAATACACCTCCAACACGGCGGAGAACCATCAGACTCATCCGCACGATGAGGTTCCTGTTGGGGCTTCTGCCGCTGAGATTGATGGAGGGAGAGAGGCGAAAAAGAGGAAGAAGAGTTTCTGGAAGTGGCCCGCTCTCCGCTTGTTTCGCCGAGGAAATGCAAAATACGACCTGGCCCAGGCTGAGAAGAACTACCGGGAACCGGGATCATGTGGGAGATTTACCGATGGTACAATCAGATAAAGATGTTCGGATGAAGTATTGTTCAATTAAtgtttgattataaaaaaaaaaaatcgtcaaaaacactgttacaacaatGCTGTCATTAGAGTAACAGTTTAAATAtcatatatgaaaatgtaaaatatttttgaccAGAGCATGTGATAATAACTTTATAAGGTGTCATTACCAAACCTGTCAATATGTTAGAATTTTAACAAATCCATTTACGTTGATTATTAAAAAAGTTTCATTTAacatatgaagtaaaaaaaaacttaaatcttAAACCTAAATCAAGGACCACCCAAATTTTTAtgctcatttatttgattttattcatataattgcTCCAGCATCTGAAGTCTGGCCTGCTGCTGAGGAACAGCTGGAGCAGGATGTGCTGGATACGGGTAAGAAGAATGAACCTATGAGAATTGCAAAATGTTgttgtaaattatataataatataataattaaataaaatagtattttatattacataaaattgtTTCTTTTAATAGGTGACATTCGTAGGCGTTATAAAATCGGTGAGAAGCTGGGTCAAGGACGATTTGGCTTTGTGTGCCAGGGGAGTCGCTGCAAGGATGGACTTGAggtcttcttatttatttattttttacttgtaaaACTTTGCTTTTCTGTTCAGGACTCATGGCTGGAGTGATATGGCCTCTGTGCACATGctaattgttacattttgttttgttgatcagGTGGCTGTGAAGTTTTCAGTGAAGGGACCGAATATGCCATATATCAGAGTGGTGggtaattataataaattcatggttatcacagattacaaatgaGTTTTGATCAGACAAACTGTTTTGATTTTTGGACTGTAAGTTATTATTTGGGAAGCCATCTCagtgtcattttctttcttttagccTGGTCATCCTGAAAGCCTCCCGATGGAAATTGGCCTGATGCTCATGGCCAATACTGGCCCCAACGTTCCTCAAGTCATTAAACTGCTGGACTGGCAGGACGACACAGACCATTACATCATGGTCATGGAGCGGCCTTCACCTTGCATGGACCTGTCTAGCTTCATCAAGCTCCACGGAGGAAGCCTCGATGAAGCAATGGCACGACAAGTCATGCAGCAGGTGATTGATGCTGCTATCGTTTGCAGCAAGCGCGGTGTCTTCCATCGGGACATCAAACTGGAGAACCTGCTGCTGAACCGGGACACCATGGAAGTTAAATTGATTGACTTCAAGTGTGCTGCGCTTATGAATAAGTTTGCCTACGAATTCTTTTGTGGTGTGTGTTTGAACATCTTGTGTAATCAACTCTGCAATGCATCCTGTATATAGTCAACATGTTGTGAAAGTGCATTAAATAACAGACAACATCTCTTTCCTCCAGGCACAAGAGCATACTGTCCACCAGAGGTCAATGTGAAGGGCAGGTACCATGCAAAACCGATGACGGTGTGGTCATTGGGTGTCCTACTGTTTAAAATGGTGTGCGGATATTATCCCACAGACCTCGACCTGCACTTGATCAGTGAGAAAAACTGGACCAGACCTGAGCTGTCAAGAGGTGAGATTTTCATCAAAGAACAAAGGAGGACAATTTGTGTTCTAAATCACACAAAAGTATTTTAGAAAGtaatcaataaataatcaaacGTCTCTCTCATCTTTTTGCACAGAATGCTGCCAGATGATTTGCGCTTGTCTGGAGCCTGAGCCACAGCAGAGACTCAATCTGGAGAAGATGCGTCTCCATGACTGGTTTAAGGTACTGAGCCTAAGattagcttttttgttttgttttgtttttcatttttggttttatCATAGAGTCAccataaacaaaacaatgaaaaaaaaaaacataatgtgttTAGACAAATAATGCTGATTTATCATTTGTTTCAGGTCCTGGAGTAAGACCACAAGAACATCAGAAGACAACTCCTGTCACAACCTTATTGACAATTTTAcaacaaatcattatttttatatgtgcACAATAAGAAAATCTATTAGAAATTAtattcaataagaaaaaaaaaatctataaaaaattaaGACTATTGTAAGAAATTTCAtaagaaatgtaatgttatagAAATGTAAGCtatttgtttgcatgttatttaaagattgtaagaaaatttataaaatataataaatattgtaaaaatttcTATAAAAGTTTAAGGAGTTTTGAGGaggagaaaatgtatttataataaatttatattgCACTGTTCGTTTGTGGCTCCTGTAAAAGTCATTTCTATCTCTTTTGTATCTGCTATGGCCCTGTGCTCAGGCCGAATATCTACTGCCATCTTTAACAATTCAAAATGATTTCATTTAATGAAATGAGCTGAGATATTTAAAAACTATACGTTACACAATTGTAATATGTTCACCTAGAGATCAACGCTCCCTGAGcagcagttttgttgtt includes these proteins:
- the LOC113098784 gene encoding serine/threonine-protein kinase pim-2-like, which translates into the protein MGNSSLRPQTAIDKESGHEPCVLLKYTSNTAENHQTHPHDEVPVGASAAEIDGGREAKKRKKSFWKWPALRLFRRGNAKYDLAQAEKNYREPGSCGRFTDASEVWPAAEEQLEQDVLDTGDIRRRYKIGEKLGQGRFGFVCQGSRCKDGLEVAVKFSVKGPNMPYIRVPGHPESLPMEIGLMLMANTGPNVPQVIKLLDWQDDTDHYIMVMERPSPCMDLSSFIKLHGGSLDEAMARQVMQQVIDAAIVCSKRGVFHRDIKLENLLLNRDTMEVKLIDFKCAALMNKFAYEFFCGTRAYCPPEVNVKGRYHAKPMTVWSLGVLLFKMVCGYYPTDLDLHLISEKNWTRPELSRECCQMICACLEPEPQQRLNLEKMRLHDWFKVLE